The sequence below is a genomic window from Humulus lupulus chromosome 3, drHumLupu1.1, whole genome shotgun sequence.
CAGCCAACAACCCTGCCGAAAATCAAAGCAATAACAAGCCACCTACACTAACATATTCATCTGAATCTGATTACATCTCTTAGTCTACCCATTGATTTAATTCCAAACTGAAGAAACTAGAATACCTTTGTTTTGTGTCCATTTACTTTAAAAACGACCGAGAGCCTGAAATTAACATTCTTCGTCTACAATTTGAGAAATCATCATATTATTTATAAAGTAGGATATGTAGTTAGATTATTAAGTAATCCAAACCGAttgatatattattatatatatatatattcatttacagaaaatatacatattactacttatatatatttctttataaAATTCCCCCACTGAAGAATAAAAACGCAGACCAGGCTGTGCATTTTATTACTATACTTTCCACCCTAAAAAAAAGAACCAAACAACAAATCAAACGAGAATCCCCACATTGAAAACGACACCCCATATTTTAATCCTGAATCTTAATTAATCACTAATTATTATCTTTACATACAAGGAACAAAGACTAATTAGCCTAACTAATTGACAACCTAATCATTCATTTCTGTCTAATCAAtccatttttttaaataaattttgtcCCTAATCCCACTTCTTTCTTGCTAGTTAGCTATAATATAATACACATCAaaatgagttttttttcttttggaataataattaattgattaatacTCTTCAAGCAACACTAATGATGCTGTCACCTTTCGGCATAGCCTGAAAATTAGTGGGTGGATGTTGCGGCGGTCGTTGAGGCGGGGGGGACTGCGACGGTTCACCCGTCGATGACGATGAAGGTCCTGAGAGCTTCAGTGATAGATGCGAGGGCTCTAAGGACTTGTTCAAATTTAGATCAGCCATTTTCGCTGATGGCGGCGGATGTACGGGCGGGTGAAGCGGAATCGGCCGGATTGGCTTGGAGATCGGCGTTTTATTCCCTTGGTTGCTGGATTCGAATGCGAGACTACTCTCCGCCGAGTTTTCTACAGTGATTGGTAAGACTAGCGGCCGCGCCATAGTCATCGGAAAAGATGAGACTGGAAAGAGCCCAATATTACAGGGCTGTTGTGGGTGAGGCAGTACTGGTAGTGATGATGGAGCCTCCTGAAGGATTGTGAGATCTTCCATTGATGTTGATGGATTCATGAACTATAAATTAACAATAATAAAATCAGTAAATACAATTTGAAACAAAAATAATGTATTAAAGCTTGGAATATGTATACATATAAGAATAACACATACAGTATCAGTTGTAATATCAAAGAGACTAGATCTCCGGCGTCGGCGATTATGGTTGTTACGGCGGAGAAAGTATTTTTGGGCATGACTAGCCACCTGAGTTGGCGTACGAGTCTTCACGAAGTTTCTGGAGATTCCTCTCCAATCTCCTTTTCCTACCTTCTGTAATCCCAACAAGAAAAGCTTGTGTTCCTCTTCCGTCCATGGAGtacctattttatttaatttaatttcgaaaaagaaaattaattccataacaacaacaataacaaaaattaattagatcagaaattattattattaaataccTCTCTTTCGCTCGCGACTGCGACCAGAGGCATGAACGACGTCGTCTGAAGCGTATCCGGCTTCAGCGTTAGAGTCGTGATGAAGAGGAGGCTGGTCGTACTGAGACAGATTCGTCATACTAGCGCTTTTTCTGAAGGAGCTTCCGGCTTCAGTGACTCTCACGCCGAAAAGCATAATCGCGTTCTCTCCGGGAGCGGGAGATGTGCTGCCTCCTTCGCCGCCGCAGACCTCGGTGCACGTGCGAGAGTTGTGGCCATTGTTCCCGCACTGCGAGCACGTGCGAGACATCTCTACCTAAGCTTGCAAAAGTCGCCAAAAGGATGATGAGGGTGTAGGGACTAGGGAG
It includes:
- the LOC133823168 gene encoding transcription factor MYB1R1 — its product is MSRTCSQCGNNGHNSRTCTEVCGGEGGSTSPAPGENAIMLFGVRVTEAGSSFRKSASMTNLSQYDQPPLHHDSNAEAGYASDDVVHASGRSRERKRGTPWTEEEHKLFLLGLQKVGKGDWRGISRNFVKTRTPTQVASHAQKYFLRRNNHNRRRRRSSLFDITTDTFMNPSTSMEDLTILQEAPSSLPVLPHPQQPCNIGLFPVSSFPMTMARPLVLPITVENSAESSLAFESSNQGNKTPISKPIRPIPLHPPVHPPPSAKMADLNLNKSLEPSHLSLKLSGPSSSSTGEPSQSPPPQRPPQHPPTNFQAMPKGDSIISVA